In Lagopus muta isolate bLagMut1 chromosome 6, bLagMut1 primary, whole genome shotgun sequence, one DNA window encodes the following:
- the EMC7 gene encoding ER membrane protein complex subunit 7, giving the protein MVTTMSARGGVVSLVLLCLFASPLAPGAAGSEAAGTVESPGGAGPGERFKIEGRAVVPGVKPQDWIAGARVLVDGEEHIGFLKTDGSFVVHDVPSGSYVVEVISPAHKFEPVRVDITSKGKMRARYVNYIKTSEVVRLPYPLQMKSSGPPSYFIKRESWGWTDFLMNPMVVMMVLPLLIFVLLPKVVNTSDPDMRREMEQSMNMLNSNHELPDVSEFMTRLFSSKSSSKSGGSSSKAGKSSSGKRR; this is encoded by the exons ATGGTCACGACCATGTCGGCGCGGGGCGGTGTTGTGTCgctggtgctgctctgccttttcGCGTCACCGCTGGCCCCCGGCGCTGCGGGCTCGGAGGCGGCCGGGACTGTGGAGTCGCCGGGCGGCGCGGGCCCCGGGGAGCGGTTTAAGATCGAGGGCCGGGCCGTAGTGCCCGGGGTGAAGCCCCAGGACTGGATCGCGGGGGCTCGGGTGCTTGTGGACGGGGAGGAGCACATCGGTTTTCTGAA gaCAGATGGAAGCTTCGTGGTTCATGATGTACCTTCAGGCTCTTATGTAGTAGAAGTTATATCTCCTGCTCATAAATTTGAGCCTGTTCGAGTCGACATAACTTCAAAAGGCAAAATGAG AGCAAGATATGTGAATTACATCAAAACCTCAGAAGTTGTCAGGCTGCCATACCCACTCCAGATGAAATCTTCTGGACCTCCTTCATACTTCATAAAGAGAGAATCTTGGGGATGGACGGATTTCCTCATGAACCCCATG GTTGTGATGATGGTTCTTCCATTACTGATATTTGTGCTTTTGCCTAAAGTTGTCAACACCAGTGATCCTGATATGAGACGG gAAATGGAGCAGTCAATGAACATGCTGAATTCGAACCATGAGCTGCCAGATGTCTCTGAATTCATGACAagactgttttcttcaaagtcttCCAGCAAGTCTGGTGGTAGTAGCAGTAAAGCAGGGAAAAGTAGTTCTGGAAAAAGGAGGTAG
- the LOC125695291 gene encoding fibrinogen-like protein 1-like protein — MLLKSSAGFVLIFLSHCTVLVTTKEAVILANAHLLSQRDYDRLANINDKDYLRDCFEIFQHSRGNSGDGLYVIQPKEDPIVVSCNMQDGGWTVIQHITANSTVDFDRTWHDYKYGFGSVHDNHWLGNEYVHQLTGGSVQYVLGVKLVDLNAEIKWGQYEPFRIDDEEAQYRIRVGLYKGNATDALTLDTEAYLHDNQKFTTKDRDNDNYFQNCAKLEHNGIPGGGWWYDACAGANLNRRNVIYWQKDCNKKHLCKFSWMMVKPVEHSPLYATNSCPCQKEEL; from the exons ATGCTGTTGAAGAGTTCAGCAGGATTTGTTCTGATCTTCCTCTCCCATTGCACTGTGCTGGTGACCACCAAAGAGGCAGTGATCTTGGCTAATGCCCACCTTCTGTCTCAAAGAGATTATGATAGACTGGCTAACATCAATGATAAAG ACTATCTAAGGGATTGTTTTGAGATTTTTCAGCACTCCAGAGGAAATTCCGGAGATGGTCTTTACGTCATCCAACCAAAAGAAGACCCAATTGTTGTCTCTTGTAACATGCAGGATGGTGGCTGGACAGTAATCCAGCACATTACAGCCAACAGTACTGTCGACTTTGATAGAACGTGGCACGATTACAAATATGGGTTTGGCTCTGTTCATGACAACCACTGGTTAGGAAATGAATACGTGCATCAATTAACTGGCGGCTCTGTGCAATATGTACTTGGAGTTAAACTTGTAGACCTAAATGCTGAAATCAAATGGGGACAGTACGAACCATTCCGTATTGATGATGAAGAAGCTCAATACCGAATCAGGGTTGGCCTATACAAAGGCAATGCTACTGATGCTCTAACTCTGGACACAGAAGCTTACCTCCACGACAACCAGAAGTTCACCACCAAAGACAGAGACAATGACAATTACTTTCAGAACTGTGCCAAACTAGAACACAATGGTATTCCTGGGGGAGGCTGGTGGTATGATGCATGTGCTGGGGCAAATCTAAACCGTAGGAACGTGATATACTGGCAAAAGGACTGCAACAAGAAGCATTTATGCAAGTTTTCATGGATGATGGTCAAACCCGTTGAACACAGCCCACTGTATGCAACTAACTCTTGTCCGTGTCAGAAGGAGGAACTGTAG